The window CTGCTTGGGGCAAATGAAGCGGCTCCAAAAGAAACTCCGGACCAACGCCCCTTTCCGTATCCCGACATCTACGGAGATTTGGCAAATAGGGGGTTACATATTCATCCAAGCCTTAGCGCTGGCGGTTTGACAACGTTCAAATCATTTCATGGATCTGGGAATTTCGGCCTGCTCGCGCCAAGTATTTCATTTATGAGTATGGAGGAAGCGGTTGATGGTTTGACTATCAATGGCATTTTCGGGACTGACCCGGGCGCGGCCGACAGGCGTGTGCAAGCAGACGGGGTCGATCTCAATGTGGTAAGCTGGACACCGACCGAAATAAAGTGTGACATCGGAAGAGACGGCACCGGCTCAGCTGGCCCGGTGGCTGTGGAAGTGCGTGGGTCATTCGGTGACCTAACGCCTCTGACATATCGAAAAAGCAACGTAGTCAATCTGACTTCCTGGCGGATTCCATTCCATTACGAGCACCAGGAGGGTGGGGCGAAAGTAGTGGTAGAAATGAATGTTCATATTCGCGCCGATATACACGCACACCGCGAGGTAATACACGAGCCGCCGGTCAACCTTGTTGGTGTCCCCTTCTACCATGCCCTGGACTCCTACGGAAGTTTTACGGCCGGCGGGAGCGGAACTGGCTGTACTGGCGGATGCTGTTGGACGAGCACCTGGTCGGGTGGCGGAGAAATACCCATAATCGAAAATGCAGTCGACGCCATTTCGTTTGGCGCACTTGGAGGTATAGATCCACTGCATCACACTTTCACCATGTCCATGGGAGCCGGAATAGATGTCGGTATAAACACAAATGATTGCGGTTCGTGTTCTAATGACTGTTACAATTCCACTTTGAGTTGGAGAACGGAGATAGCCATAAATGAAGGTTTTGACCCTGAGCCGTACTTTACTATGTATTTGAACAGCAATTATGATCTGATTCCGGGCGAACGCGTTCCGTCTGGAATTATCCCGGTGACGAATTACATATTTTATGACGATGGCGTAGCGACCATCAAGTTAACCTGGCCGGCTGTTGTCGCTGAATTTCCACCAGACCCTGACGGGGCGGTTCGGTCGCCTGAGATGTTGAACGCGCCCGTGAACATTACCCCCGAGCCTCCGACAGGCGCGAAGTAAGCCACTTTTTTTCGTATTACTGGCACAGTAACGCGTTTTCTACTATTAAGACGCACGTATACTCATGGTATTGAGGTCATTTCAAATATGATTGACTTTATCATTGTGATGCGTACCTTTTCAGTCCCATGTCCAAGATTACACAGCGCACACGTACCGAAAAGCTTCTGCTCGAAGCCGCTCGGATTTTCAACTCGACATTAGAATACGAAGACCTCCTCGAATCGGTCCTCAAACTGGTCATGACTGCCGCTGGTTCCGAAGCCGCGCTTGTGTTCAGAGTCGACCATCATCGAAGCGACATGAAAATCCGCTTTATGCTCTGCGCCGAATGCGACATGAAAGTCATCAAGAGAGAGTTGAATGAAGAAGTTACACATTGGGCATCGCGCTTCCGGGAGCCGTTCATCGTCAATAACGCCTCAGACAACGGTTTTGTAGACCCTGAATTGAGCGCATTGGTAGGCATAAAAATCCGAACCGTGCTCACGGTGCCGCTTATCGGCAAAGGGCATATGATCGGAGTCATCCAGGCTCTCAACAAAGCCGATGGCGAGTTCACCGATGCCGACCAAGATATGCTCACTGGTCTCAACAACCAAATTGCGGTGGCAATCGACAACGCCCATCTCTATCGCGAAGTTAAACGCGAAGCGCTTGAGAAAAATCTTCTGCTCGAAGTCGGGATGAAGCTTTCGAGTTCGCTCAATCTCGATGAGGTCCTCAGGGCAATTATGTCATCGCTCAAACAAGTAATATCCTACGATGTCGGCGGCGTCTTCCTGATCGACCCGGAGGAGATGAAAGTCAAATCCATATTTGTGGTAGGCTATGATCCGAGCTATGATGAAAAACTCCAGCTCAAAATCGGTCAAGGCCTTATCGGTTCGGTGGCCCACACGGGTGAGCCGGTCAATGTGCCGGATGTTTCCAAAGACAGCCGATATGTGGATGCCAACCCGAAAACCAAAAGCGAACTGGTTGTTCCGATAAAGCTCGGCGATAAAATCCTGGGCGTCATAAATCTTGAATCCGATCAGCTCAGAGCATACGACCGGCGCACGATCTCGCTTGTTTCGGCCTTTGCCTCGCAGGCGGCGATATCGCTCGAACGCGCGAGACTTCATCAGAGCTTGCTCGACGCCAAAAAACTCGACGAACAGTTAAACATCGCCAGAGAAATTCAGCGTTCGTTTTTGCCGGAGCGGGATCCCGCCGTGGCCGGATATGATGTTTGTGGGACAAACATTTCATCGGGGCAGGTTGGCGGTGATTATTACGATTTCATACGAATAGTTGACGGCCATACCGGTATTGCCATAGGCGATGTTTCCGGCAAAGGAATGCCGGCGGCTCTGATTATGGCATCTTTTCGTGCCTCGCTTATTGCAGAAATCCGCAACAATTATTCCATCAGAACTATCTGTCAGAAAGTAAACTCCCTCCTGTTCGAATCCATGGAATCGGGGAATTATGTAACGGCCGTGTATGGTGTGCTCGATGCCCGTCATCACATACTAACATTCTCAAACTGCGGCCACAATCTTCCGGTCTTATTGCGCAAAAACGGACAGGTCGAATATTTAGCTGAAGGCGGCCCGGTGCTCGGAGTCACCAGCGATGCGACATACGAAGAGCGTGCGATGGTTCTCAGCCCCGGCGACACGGTCGTTCTCTATACGGACGGTGTGACAGAAGTTTTCGACAAAAATGGAGTGGAATTCGGTCTCGACAGGCTCATCGAGGTTATAAAGAAAAATAAGGCGAAGTCAGCCAAAGAGATTCAGGCCGCGATTTATGCTGTCGTGACAAAATTTGCGAGTGAAGACCATATTTACGATGATCTCACGATGATAGTCATCAAGCGGCTGCCCGTTTAAGTCGATAAGGGTGGAGTATCCAAAAGATTCGCCTGTCGACGAGAGGCGGATCGAGATTTATTGAGTACGTGGAAACCCGATAGGGTCCGGGGGGCGAGCATGTCGAATAGAAACATCATTATACAACCTATAAATCTTCTCAAAGTACTCCTCGCCTGTATTAGTTTTCTTACCATCACAAGTCTCGCAGGAGTTTTCAGCAAATACTACCTCGGATACGATCATCTTCGAGGAATCATTCCGCTCTTTAATTTGGCTTATGAGTCAAATATCCCGACGTGGTTTTCGTCGGTCATCCTCTTGGTTGGCTCGATCATAGCATTTGTTATCGCTTCCCAGAGACGGCAATTCAAGAATGTCGGTTTTAAGTATTGGTATGGATTGTCCGCGATATTTCTCTATTTGTCGGTAGACGAAGCGGCGAGGCTGCATGAGTCGTTGGAGGAATTGTTGAGGCTTCGGGCCTCAAAGAGACAATGCCCAGTTTCGGCTGGGTGCTGCCATTTTCAATTGTGACTGTGGTGGTAGGGATAGCTCTCTGGCGATTTATCGCACAGCTTCCTAAACGCGTGAGGAGCCTGCTCTATCTGAGCGCAGTCTTATATGTGGTGCTGGTCTCTCCACGGCGGACAAGCAAAGATGGCCTGCACGAAGACGAAGATGGATTCCAGCTTGCGCTGGAATGACAGTTGGGAAGGGAATGACATTTAGATCTGGAATGACATTTGGCGCGAGATTGACATTAAATGACATTATATGTGCCCCCTCAATATATATGCCCCCTTCACCATGAAGTTATCGTCTTATTGAGAATGGCCTCCACCAGACGCGCGACTGCTTTCGATTGTCCGACTTCTTCAGTCTCAGTCGCGGCATCGTAGATCCCTTCCTGAATTGTGACTTCTTTCCATATATCAGTCTGGTCTGTCGGATTCCTCAAAGTGAGATCAAAACTCATGACCACTTTGTACTGCTCAACCTGATCGTTCTGGTCAAATCGATGCGGCAGACGTTCATACCGATTCAATGAGCCAATCAACACGGCCTCGGCATTTTCTTCGGGAAGCAATTTGATACTTCCCTCCGCGATAAAGGCATCGGTGATGAGGGTTGTTAATCGTTCAGTCAAAGTCAGCTCCGAAGTTATGTTTTCAAACGGGAAAATATAGATGGAACTGATACTCGATTTCCCTTTCGGATTGAACGTGTAGACACTGCAACCGGAACACATAATCAAAATAACCATGAGAAGAGCAACTGTCCGAACAGTGTGAACGAAGTACTGATTTCCAGAAATGTTTCTCATATACGATCCATCATTATCAGCCGACAACGAGCTTCCCTTTTTTAATTACTTTGGTCACCAAATTCACTCCGTAATGATAGGGAAGTTCGCGATAATCCGCCATATCCCAGAGCACAATATCGGCCTGCTTGCCGGAGACAATCTGGCCGATAGTTTTCTCCCGATTTATTGAAACCGCGGCATTGACTGTGACCGCTGAAATTGTTTCCGCCGCAGTCAGTTTCATATGTATTGCCGCCAACGACATAACCATTGGCAATGACTCAGTGCAGCTTGAGCCCGGATTGCAGTCTGTCGACAGGGCGATAACAACACCGGACTCGATCATTTTTCTTGCTGGAGCGTAATGGCGTCCGCCGAGCGAAAATGATGTTCCGGGCAAAAGCACAGCCGAAGTTCCACTACTCGCAAGTGCCTGTATGCCGTTCTCTGAGATAAACATCAGATGATCTGCGCTGACGGCGCCCATTGATGCGGCGAGTTCCGCACCGCCGGTCGATGCGAGTTCATCGGCATGGAAGCGAAGTTTCAACCCCGCGCTTTGGGCGGTTTGTTGAATGAGGCGCGACTCTTCGATACTAAATACCCCCTCTTCACAAAATATATCTGAAAACTCCGCGAGGTTAGCCTCAACCACAGCCGGTATCATTTCGTTGAGAATTAAATCTATATATCCTTTGCGGTCGTTGCGGTATTCATCGGGGAATTCATGCGCTCCCAAAAAAGTCGAGACCGTTTCCATCGGATGATGATTTCTCAGTTCGCGAATGACTTCGAGAGACTTTATCTCAGCTTCCGTTGACAAGCCATAACCGGATTTTGCTTCGATAGTCGTCACCCCATGCGCCAGAAGCCGGTCTAATCGCTTTTTTGCTTTCTGAAACAGAACTTCTGATGATGTCACGCGAAGGTCCCGCACCGATGATCTGATTCCGCCGCCGGATTCGGCAATTTCCATATATGTTTTGCCCTGGGTTCGCATTTCAAATTCCCTCTCACGCGTGGCCGAGAAAATGGGATGGGTGTGGGCATCGATAAAACCCGGTGTGACCACACATCCGCCAGCATCGATTACCCGGCATCCGAACGCAAGCGGCGAACGTCGTTCTATTTCATCTGAATCACCCACCGAGACAATTTCTTCGCCTGCGGCGGTAATGCCGGCATTTGTGATCAGCCCAAGATCATTCATTGCCTTGCCCTGCCGCGGAACATCGCCGGCCATTGTGACCAGTTGTCCGATGTTCTTTATAAGTAGAGTCGCTTTCTTATTTACATGCATTGTTATAGTGATTTTGTAGGCGTCTCATCGTGACGTTGAATGATTCAGGTATGCGAGACTTAGCGTTACATCATGGAACTCATTTTTTCGCCATCGGAATCTTTACTTTATTGTCTTTGGCGAACTTGGTGGCATCGTCATACCCTGCATCGGCATGACGAATAATTCCGGTGCCCGGATCGTTGGTCAGAACGCGATTCAATCGAAGTGACATCTCTTTTGAGCCATCGGCGACAATCACCATCCCGGCATGAATCGAATTGCCAATGCCGACTCCGCCTCCATGGTGGATCGACACCCATGACGCGCCTGAGGCAGTATTGAGCATGGCGTTGAGCAGCGGCCAGTCGGCGATAGCATCCGAGCCGTCTTTCATGGCTTCGGTTTCCCTATAAGGCGAAGCAACTGAGCCACAGTCGAGATGGTCGCGGCCAATGACCATCGGCGCGCTAATTTTGCCCTTCTTAATGTAGCTGTTGATTATTTCCCCGAACTTTGCCCGTTCGCCATATCCAAGCCAACAGACCCGGGCAGGTAGACCTTGAAAGGGAACTTTTTCGCGGGCTTTTTTGATCCACCTCACAAGCGGCTTATTGTAGGAGAACTCTTTGAGAATAATGTCATCTGTTATGGCAATGTCTTTAGGGTCTCCCGAGAGTGCAACCCACCTGAACGGCCCTTTCCCTTCGCAGAAAAGCGGCCGTATATATTCCGGCACAAAGCCGGGAAACGAGAATGCTGTTTTCAGTCCGCCGAGCTCAGCTTGGCCGCGAAGGTTATTTCCGTAATCAAAAACAATCGAGCCGGCTTTCTGAAACTTTATCATGGCATCGCAGTGTTTGGCCATCGATTCGAACGAGCGCGCGATATACCCTTTGGCATCAACTGTGCGAAGGCGTATTGCTTCGGCTACGGTCAGTCCTTCTGGGATGTATCCATTGAGTTCATCATGGGCCGATGTCTGGTCTGTCACAATATCGGGAATAATCCCCCTGCGGAATATCTCAGGAAAAACCTCGGCGCAATTGCCGACCAGCCCTATAGAAATAGGGACGCCGGATTTTGTCTGCTCTTTTATGAGCTTAAGGGCCTTATCGAGCGTTTTGATTTTGATGTCGCAGTAGCCGATTTTGACTCGTCGGTCGATGCGGGCTTCATCAATTTCGACAACCAGCGCCGACGCGTTATTGAGTGTCGCCGCCAAAGGCTGGGCGCCGCCCATCCCTCCCATGCCGCCGGTCAAAATCCATTTTCCGGTCAAATCGCCGTTGAAATGCTTGTCAGCGGCGGCGGCGATCGTCTCATAGGTGCCTTGGATGATCCCCTGTGTGCCTATATACATCCAGGACCCGGCTGTCATTTGGCCGTACATAATAAGTCCAAGCTTCTCGAGCTGGCGGAATTTCTCCCATGTCGCCCAGTGCGGCACAAGATGAGAATTGGCGAGAAGCACTCGCGGAGCATATTCATGGGTCTGAAATACGCCTACCGGTTTTCCCGATTGGATTAATAGTGTTTCATCATTTTTGAGTGACTTCAGCGAGCGGACAATGGCCTCATAACAATCCCAGTTACGTGCCGCTTTGCCAGACCCGCCGTAGACGATTAGTTCCTGTGGTTTTTCTGCAACCTCGGCATCGAGATTGTTATTGAGCATTCGGAGGGCGGCTTCCTGGTGCCACCCGAGGCAGGATAGTTTCAATCCGTGCGCCGCAGAAACGGCTTTGGCTTTCATCGAGTTACCTGCATACAAGCGGGCAATATACTTGTCGCATGCGCGATAGTCAAACGCTGAGTTTGGAGGGGGGAATGGATAATAGTTGCTTTGGATTCTCACGAGAACAGTTTGTGGGATGACTTCTCTGAAAATTTCAAACGAATGACTTGACAACAGGTCAAGAATAAGCTTGCTTGTTTCTATTATCAAGAATGTCAACTGAAAGCTAAGGCAACTGTGATCATGGTTTTGTCAAGAGAGAAGCTCGCTAAATCGAGGACTCTTCTCTTTATTGCCCCCCCCCCGCGATAAATCGCTCTTTTCTCGGCTTTCAAGAATCTGTCGATTCGCGACCGACTTTCATCGAGAATCATTCTTTTCACATACCGAATCTATGTCAATTGGCAAGCGCGAACTCTTCACAGGGAGGGCAGCTTGATCCAGCATAAGAATCAAAGTCCACGAGCAGGCCACCGAATACTCTCGGTTTCGCTCGTTATCCTGTTGGCATCAGCGCTCGCCTATTTCGGCGGTACTTTTGCAGGGGGTATCATTAACAATCAAAAAGAGGCCGAGGTCGCGGCTGAAAGTCAGACCGAACGTGAATTATTTGCTAAACAGCTCTTGGAGCGTATGGGCACACTTTCGGTCGGCGATACCCTGCCTGATTTCGAGTTTGATGCCACCGATGACCATCATTTCATGCTATCGGATCTGATTGTAGGCAATACGATTATCACCTATGTCGAGCCCACTTGTAATTCCTGTCATGGCCAGCTTCTGATGATCGATTCGCTGATAAAAAGTAACCAGTTGTCGCCGGAGCGGATAATTATGATTGCAACAGGAGATTTTGAGGCGACCAAATTCATCCATGAAGAATCGAATTTCTCGTTTCGGATACTCAATGACCATCAGAGGGAAATCGGTCAGAAATATAAAATCTCTACATACCCGTTTAATATATATATTGACTCATCCAGAGAGATCACCGCTCTTCACCCGTACGCGCTTAGAAGGGAGGAGATCATCTCTGTTCGGTAGTTTCAGTTGATAGTTCGTTTATGTCGAAACGAGTGTTCCCATCTGTTGTGGAACACCACACAATGGAAGTGTTACTATGTTTACAAAACAATTACTCGGAGTCATTGGACTAGTATC is drawn from Candidatus Zixiibacteriota bacterium and contains these coding sequences:
- a CDS encoding SpoIIE family protein phosphatase, coding for MSKITQRTRTEKLLLEAARIFNSTLEYEDLLESVLKLVMTAAGSEAALVFRVDHHRSDMKIRFMLCAECDMKVIKRELNEEVTHWASRFREPFIVNNASDNGFVDPELSALVGIKIRTVLTVPLIGKGHMIGVIQALNKADGEFTDADQDMLTGLNNQIAVAIDNAHLYREVKREALEKNLLLEVGMKLSSSLNLDEVLRAIMSSLKQVISYDVGGVFLIDPEEMKVKSIFVVGYDPSYDEKLQLKIGQGLIGSVAHTGEPVNVPDVSKDSRYVDANPKTKSELVVPIKLGDKILGVINLESDQLRAYDRRTISLVSAFASQAAISLERARLHQSLLDAKKLDEQLNIAREIQRSFLPERDPAVAGYDVCGTNISSGQVGGDYYDFIRIVDGHTGIAIGDVSGKGMPAALIMASFRASLIAEIRNNYSIRTICQKVNSLLFESMESGNYVTAVYGVLDARHHILTFSNCGHNLPVLLRKNGQVEYLAEGGPVLGVTSDATYEERAMVLSPGDTVVLYTDGVTEVFDKNGVEFGLDRLIEVIKKNKAKSAKEIQAAIYAVVTKFASEDHIYDDLTMIVIKRLPV
- the lptE gene encoding LPS assembly lipoprotein LptE is translated as MRNISGNQYFVHTVRTVALLMVILIMCSGCSVYTFNPKGKSSISSIYIFPFENITSELTLTERLTTLITDAFIAEGSIKLLPEENAEAVLIGSLNRYERLPHRFDQNDQVEQYKVVMSFDLTLRNPTDQTDIWKEVTIQEGIYDAATETEEVGQSKAVARLVEAILNKTITSW
- the hutI gene encoding imidazolonepropionase, translating into MHVNKKATLLIKNIGQLVTMAGDVPRQGKAMNDLGLITNAGITAAGEEIVSVGDSDEIERRSPLAFGCRVIDAGGCVVTPGFIDAHTHPIFSATREREFEMRTQGKTYMEIAESGGGIRSSVRDLRVTSSEVLFQKAKKRLDRLLAHGVTTIEAKSGYGLSTEAEIKSLEVIRELRNHHPMETVSTFLGAHEFPDEYRNDRKGYIDLILNEMIPAVVEANLAEFSDIFCEEGVFSIEESRLIQQTAQSAGLKLRFHADELASTGGAELAASMGAVSADHLMFISENGIQALASSGTSAVLLPGTSFSLGGRHYAPARKMIESGVVIALSTDCNPGSSCTESLPMVMSLAAIHMKLTAAETISAVTVNAAVSINREKTIGQIVSGKQADIVLWDMADYRELPYHYGVNLVTKVIKKGKLVVG
- the hutU gene encoding urocanate hydratase, which encodes MKAKAVSAAHGLKLSCLGWHQEAALRMLNNNLDAEVAEKPQELIVYGGSGKAARNWDCYEAIVRSLKSLKNDETLLIQSGKPVGVFQTHEYAPRVLLANSHLVPHWATWEKFRQLEKLGLIMYGQMTAGSWMYIGTQGIIQGTYETIAAAADKHFNGDLTGKWILTGGMGGMGGAQPLAATLNNASALVVEIDEARIDRRVKIGYCDIKIKTLDKALKLIKEQTKSGVPISIGLVGNCAEVFPEIFRRGIIPDIVTDQTSAHDELNGYIPEGLTVAEAIRLRTVDAKGYIARSFESMAKHCDAMIKFQKAGSIVFDYGNNLRGQAELGGLKTAFSFPGFVPEYIRPLFCEGKGPFRWVALSGDPKDIAITDDIILKEFSYNKPLVRWIKKAREKVPFQGLPARVCWLGYGERAKFGEIINSYIKKGKISAPMVIGRDHLDCGSVASPYRETEAMKDGSDAIADWPLLNAMLNTASGASWVSIHHGGGVGIGNSIHAGMVIVADGSKEMSLRLNRVLTNDPGTGIIRHADAGYDDATKFAKDNKVKIPMAKK
- a CDS encoding redoxin domain-containing protein, which codes for MIQHKNQSPRAGHRILSVSLVILLASALAYFGGTFAGGIINNQKEAEVAAESQTERELFAKQLLERMGTLSVGDTLPDFEFDATDDHHFMLSDLIVGNTIITYVEPTCNSCHGQLLMIDSLIKSNQLSPERIIMIATGDFEATKFIHEESNFSFRILNDHQREIGQKYKISTYPFNIYIDSSREITALHPYALRREEIISVR